In Fibrobacter sp. UWB10, a single window of DNA contains:
- a CDS encoding guanosine polyphosphate pyrophosphohydrolase, with product MICLNDYLFSGNTVLKILHQYSNDLRNGAKETRNSIDLAHSNFLIQIIELLEHNDFLTSQSQRIKEFYKFMTREYPFLAFTFKGRIKSLIRAEEKFNGYILEFVYNYYKKNGVFPSEAEIKSQLNFRDLIAYRIVISMPVCHIKKGEDRSEVERKYLYEIANALPEFLEERGFTPEISRHKDGGHCDLLKDEVQPYYHDSVATPRTSGYQSLHITMYDNLARCYTEVQLRTKDMDDFAEIGEANHFGYEKTQETRRSKHDQIPSGECVYFDEAYERLVKLQELELAKIDVNMFKAINNQLINDGCGLFRGRQILPFEHLSRFQNDLID from the coding sequence ATGATTTGTTTGAACGACTACTTGTTCTCTGGAAACACGGTGCTGAAAATTTTGCATCAGTATTCGAATGACCTTAGGAATGGTGCGAAGGAAACGCGCAACAGCATTGATCTTGCACACTCGAATTTTCTGATTCAGATTATCGAATTACTCGAACACAACGACTTCTTGACCTCGCAGTCTCAACGAATAAAAGAGTTCTACAAGTTCATGACAAGGGAATATCCCTTCCTTGCCTTTACGTTCAAGGGACGCATCAAGTCTTTGATTCGTGCCGAAGAAAAATTCAACGGCTATATCCTTGAATTTGTCTACAATTATTACAAAAAGAATGGAGTGTTTCCGTCCGAAGCAGAAATTAAAAGCCAACTGAATTTCCGCGATTTGATTGCCTACCGTATCGTGATCTCGATGCCGGTTTGCCATATCAAGAAAGGCGAAGACAGAAGCGAAGTTGAACGGAAGTATTTGTATGAAATCGCAAATGCTCTGCCTGAATTCCTTGAAGAACGTGGATTTACTCCAGAAATTTCAAGACATAAGGATGGCGGCCATTGCGACTTGCTAAAAGATGAAGTTCAGCCGTATTATCATGACTCTGTGGCGACTCCGCGAACATCCGGTTATCAATCGTTGCATATAACGATGTATGATAATCTTGCACGTTGCTACACGGAAGTTCAATTGCGTACAAAGGATATGGATGACTTCGCTGAAATCGGTGAGGCGAATCATTTTGGTTACGAAAAAACGCAAGAAACGCGGCGCTCCAAGCATGACCAGATTCCGAGCGGCGAGTGCGTTTATTTTGACGAGGCGTATGAACGCCTTGTGAAGTTGCAGGAACTTGAACTTGCAAAAATCGACGTGAACATGTTCAAGGCCATCAACAATCAGTTAATTAACGATGGCTGCGGATTGTTCAGAGGCCGCCAAATCTTGCCGTTTGAACACCTGTCAAGGTTCCAGAATGATCTGATTGATTAA